In one Leishmania braziliensis MHOM/BR/75/M2904 complete genome, chromosome 32 genomic region, the following are encoded:
- a CDS encoding putative polypeptide deformylase-like protein translates to MRRCMPWCRLVCGGSRLLREDANTRSEPTTGSSSFKQAVEDKLEKESQELGRVACYPHRSMTRPVMLVPTSQILSPLFMSSLMDLKQLATNLHCLSFSAPKAHWDAAVLLIKSNPDEVEYEVWVNPSVPGYDDRNAVAPMYGMWENCISCGTATAWVVRPQRITCRGYNEHGREKVQVLDGMRARCLMHELDHLMGKTIFHQTMGPEFVVSSVAMAQRHLWPANFPSAEAYVTIPGQFFDYVQNTTVIPPGMEWWYAQNMRNEFGNERIEP, encoded by the coding sequence ATGCGTCGCTGCATGCCGTGGTGTCGCCTCGTGTGCGGGGgcagccgcctcctccgcgaaGACGCCAATACACGAAGTGAGCCGACGACCGGCTCGTCTAGCTTCAAACAGGCAGTTGAGGACAAACTTGAGAAGGAGTCTCAGGAGCTCGGGCGCGTCGCGTGCTATCCTCATCGCTCCATGACCAGACCAGTAATGCTCGTACCGACGTCGCAGATCCTCTCTCCGCTTTTCATGTCCAGTCTCATGGACTTGAAGCAGTTAGCGACAAACCTGCACTGCCTGTCCTTCAGTGCCCCCAAGGCGCACTGGGacgcggcagtgctgctcatCAAGAGCAACCCAGATGAGGTGGAGTACGAGGTGTGGGTGAACCCGTCGGTACCTGGCTACGACGATCGCAACGCGGTGGCGCCCATGTACGGCATGTGGGAGAACTGCATTTCATGCGGCACGGCAACGGCGTGGGTCGTGCGCCCGCAGCGCATCACGTGCCGCGGGTACAACGAGCACGGCAGGGAGAAGGTGCAAGTACTAGATGGAATGCGAGCGCGCTGCCTCATGCACGAGCTGGACCACTTGATGGGCAAGACTATCTTCCATCAAACGATGGGACCAGAGTTTGTGGTGAGTtcggtggcgatggcgcagcGACACCTTTGGCCGGCCAACTTTCCGTCTGCCGAGGCGTACGTTACTATTCCTGGTCAGTTTTTCGACTACGTGCAGAACACGACAGTGATTCCGCCAGGAATGGAGTGGTGGTACGCACAAAACATGCGAAATGAGTTTGGTAACGAGCGTATTGAACCGTAA